A genomic segment from Candidatus Babeliales bacterium encodes:
- the xerA gene encoding site-specific tyrosine recombinase/integron integrase: protein MDWKKFKEKSEEFLIHLEVERNLSPGTLRSYKYDLNLFIRFWAALETENLSLQQTIERYLISLFYRKISKSSIARKFSCFKSFERFLRRQGIRLNLKLKRPSVEKKLPIYFSVDEIFHLLDTIKDAELPTKKPIRDKAVFELLYATGIRCGELVNIQYKDVDLVNKTIRICGKGNKERIVLFGSKAQQKLEEYLQHERPLITAPTDPLFLNNRNKQVNRGNIQQIFSMFRKFLTVGRQLTPHKIRHSFATHLLNQGADLRVVQELLGHKSLASTEKYTHVSLQRLTAICDSSHPFNAIFKRKNK from the coding sequence ATGGACTGGAAAAAATTTAAGGAAAAATCTGAAGAATTCTTAATCCATCTTGAAGTAGAACGTAACCTATCTCCCGGCACATTACGTTCATATAAGTACGACCTCAACCTTTTCATACGGTTTTGGGCAGCTCTTGAAACAGAAAATCTTTCATTACAGCAAACAATTGAACGATATTTAATCTCTCTTTTTTATAGAAAAATTAGTAAAAGTTCAATAGCTCGTAAATTTTCATGCTTTAAATCTTTTGAACGCTTTCTACGCAGACAAGGCATACGACTTAATCTCAAACTTAAGCGACCGAGCGTTGAAAAAAAACTACCTATATATTTCAGCGTCGATGAAATTTTTCACTTACTCGACACCATAAAAGATGCTGAGCTCCCGACCAAAAAGCCGATACGAGATAAAGCGGTTTTTGAATTATTGTATGCAACAGGAATACGTTGCGGCGAACTAGTGAATATACAGTACAAAGACGTCGATCTTGTTAATAAAACTATACGCATTTGTGGCAAAGGAAACAAAGAGCGAATTGTGCTTTTTGGCAGCAAAGCACAACAAAAATTAGAAGAATATTTACAACATGAGCGCCCACTCATTACCGCTCCTACAGATCCTCTTTTTTTAAATAATCGCAACAAACAAGTGAATCGCGGCAACATACAACAAATTTTTAGTATGTTCCGTAAATTTTTAACCGTTGGCAGGCAGCTAACTCCACATAAAATCCGTCACTCATTCGCTACCCATTTATTAAACCAAGGTGCTGATTTGCGCGTGGTACAAGAACTCTTAGGACACAAGTCACTCGCAAGCACAGAGAAATATACGCATGTCTCTCTGCAGCGACTTACCGCCATATGTGACAGCTCACACCCATTTAACGCCATTTTCAAGCGCAAAAACAAATAA
- a CDS encoding penicillin-binding transpeptidase domain-containing protein, with the protein MQIHLSNEYLIQSTKNYSRLEQVTSPRGNITDAYGNLLVTNRPIVHIYWQGAADIQLNQATRDTLHNLGQILEQPFLENDTVLTQIKRANRYCQKIRLASDITFEQLSKIKEQFPNHPAIIVGTDFERFYPHNSYASHILGYLGRINVESIGQMGLEKLHEDALKGNPGIILKTINSLGANLVQLELKKALSGSTIQTTIDLPLQNLVEQIFPEDVAGTIVIMNPADGALRAIVSRPNFNPNIFLHPITAQNWNSLQKNQPFLNRAFKACYPPGSIFKLITISAALEQRLIQHSEKTCCRGYLRFGGRKYWCSNRDGHGELSIHESIAKSCNILFFKIGKKIDIDLLHSYANKFGLGTKTGITFSEEQGLIPSRLWKKTTKNESWWQGETLSVTIGQSFLQVTPIQVARMIGSIFTGYLVTPRILLKEPVVKQPLDISPETRQLLRETMELTIQQGTGQSVKNIRDITIHAKTSTAQTSCLSKRELGTQYLEHGWFVSHISYKHHDPIILIILLENVGSSRVATRTAKDLLLGYKKLMDQTR; encoded by the coding sequence ATGCAAATTCATTTATCGAATGAATATTTAATACAAAGTACGAAGAACTATTCTCGGCTTGAACAAGTGACTTCACCACGAGGCAATATTACCGACGCATATGGAAACCTACTGGTCACCAATCGCCCCATTGTACATATCTATTGGCAAGGTGCAGCAGATATACAACTTAATCAAGCTACTCGAGACACATTACACAACTTGGGACAAATACTAGAACAACCATTTCTTGAAAATGATACAGTCCTTACGCAAATCAAAAGGGCAAACCGTTACTGCCAAAAAATACGTCTCGCATCTGACATAACTTTTGAGCAACTCAGTAAAATTAAAGAACAATTTCCCAATCATCCTGCAATAATTGTAGGAACAGATTTTGAACGGTTTTATCCACACAACAGTTATGCAAGCCACATCCTTGGTTATTTAGGACGTATCAATGTAGAATCAATCGGACAAATGGGACTAGAAAAATTACATGAAGATGCATTAAAAGGTAATCCTGGTATAATTCTAAAAACAATAAATTCTCTTGGCGCCAACCTAGTACAATTAGAGCTCAAAAAAGCACTTTCTGGTAGTACTATCCAAACAACAATAGATCTTCCTCTGCAAAATCTAGTTGAGCAAATATTTCCAGAAGATGTTGCTGGCACTATTGTTATTATGAATCCAGCAGATGGTGCATTGCGTGCAATTGTTTCTCGCCCAAACTTTAATCCAAATATTTTTTTACATCCAATCACTGCACAAAATTGGAACTCATTACAAAAAAACCAGCCTTTTCTAAATCGTGCGTTTAAAGCCTGTTACCCACCAGGCTCCATATTTAAATTGATCACCATCAGTGCTGCTTTAGAGCAAAGGCTTATTCAGCATTCAGAAAAAACCTGCTGTCGCGGATACTTACGATTTGGCGGACGAAAATATTGGTGTTCAAATAGGGATGGACACGGAGAGCTATCCATACATGAATCGATAGCGAAATCATGCAATATTCTCTTTTTCAAAATTGGAAAAAAAATCGATATCGACTTACTCCATAGTTATGCAAACAAATTTGGTCTTGGCACCAAAACTGGTATAACGTTTTCAGAAGAACAAGGACTCATTCCTTCACGCCTATGGAAAAAAACCACCAAGAACGAGTCTTGGTGGCAAGGTGAAACATTATCAGTCACCATTGGGCAAAGCTTTTTACAAGTTACGCCAATCCAGGTTGCCCGCATGATAGGGAGTATATTCACTGGTTATTTAGTAACTCCCCGTATTTTACTGAAGGAACCGGTTGTTAAACAACCACTCGATATCTCACCAGAAACAAGACAATTATTACGTGAAACCATGGAACTCACCATTCAACAAGGAACCGGTCAGTCAGTAAAAAACATTCGAGACATCACCATACATGCAAAAACAAGTACTGCCCAAACAAGCTGTCTGAGCAAACGAGAGCTCGGCACCCAATACCTTGAGCATGGTTGGTTCGTTAGCCATATATCATATAAACACCATGACCCAATCATTCTTATTATTCTTTTAGAGAATGTTGGTTCTTCGCGGGTAGCAACACGGACTGCAAAAGATCTTCTTCTCGGTTATAAAAAATTGATGGATCAAACGAGGTAA
- a CDS encoding IS5 family transposase (programmed frameshift), with translation MKYEKLKSSSEAQFRRVTGVKRKTFEAMIEILKEAYKIKKSKGGRPSKLGVEDMLLMALEYIREYRTYLHIATSYGLAESNAFEAIRWVENVLIKSKEFRLPGRKALLKSDNEFEIILIDATESPIERPKKKQRRFYSGKKKRHTLKTQVVVDKATKKIICTEHSNGKKHDFKIFKESNVHFKKSTLALTDTGYLGLQKIHTKTLMPKKKSKKHPLTSDDKKQNKELSSQRVLNEHVIGMIKRFKIVSDKYRNRRKRFGLRFNLIAGICNFELTK, from the exons ATGAAATATGAAAAATTAAAATCATCATCAGAGGCACAATTTCGCAGAGTAACTGGGGTCAAGCGCAAGACATTTGAAGCGATGATAGAAATCCTAAAAGAGGCCTATAAGATAAAAAAATCTAAAGGTGGCCGGCCAAGCAAGCTTGGAGTCGAAGACATGTTGCTTATGGCATTGGAATATATTCGAGAATATCGAACTTATCTACATATTGCTACGAGTTATGGCCTTGCAGAAAGTAATGCTTTTGAAGCAATACGGTGGGTTGAAAATGTGCTCATTAAAAGCAAAGAATTCAGGCTGCCTGGTAGAAAAGCTTTATTAAAAAGTGACAATGAATTCGAAATTATTTTAATTGATGCGACAGAAAGCCCTATTGAACGACCAA AAAAAAAACAACGCCGATTCTATTCGGGGAAGAAAAAACGTCATACCTTAAAAACACAAGTTGTTGTTGATAAGGCAACAAAAAAAATTATTTGCACAGAGCATTCAAATGGCAAAAAACATGATTTCAAGATTTTTAAAGAATCAAATGTTCACTTTAAAAAATCAACGTTAGCCCTTACAGACACAGGATATTTAGGGCTGCAAAAGATTCATACAAAGACATTGATGCCAAAGAAAAAAAGTAAAAAACATCCCTTAACCTCAGACGACAAAAAACAAAATAAAGAACTGTCGAGCCAGCGCGTGTTGAATGAGCATGTGATTGGAATGATAAAACGATTCAAAATAGTTTCTGACAAGTACCGTAATCGAAGAAAGAGGTTTGGATTACGTTTTAATCTCATTGCGGGAATATGTAATTTTGAGTTAACTAAATGA
- the rpsT gene encoding 30S ribosomal protein S20, translated as MANIKSAQKRAKQMIVKRERNNARRSSIKTAVKKVLAGIEKEMESAKLMELFNDAQAKLARAVGKGVLHKNTASRKIGRLAKRIAVASK; from the coding sequence ATGGCAAATATTAAGTCAGCACAGAAACGTGCAAAGCAGATGATAGTGAAACGTGAGCGTAATAATGCGCGTCGTTCTTCAATCAAGACTGCAGTTAAAAAAGTTTTAGCAGGTATCGAAAAAGAAATGGAATCTGCTAAATTGATGGAATTGTTCAACGACGCGCAAGCTAAATTGGCTCGTGCAGTTGGCAAAGGGGTGCTTCATAAAAATACAGCATCTCGCAAAATTGGTCGCTTAGCTAAACGAATTGCTGTTGCAAGCAAATAA
- the rpmB gene encoding 50S ribosomal protein L28, with translation MARICFVCDKRPQVANHVSHANNKVKRWVYPNVHRMRFVIAGSDTKKVISSNVCTKCVKAQKVQKVL, from the coding sequence ATGGCACGAATATGTTTTGTATGTGATAAGAGGCCACAGGTCGCTAATCATGTGAGTCATGCGAATAATAAAGTGAAACGATGGGTATACCCAAACGTGCATAGAATGCGCTTTGTAATCGCGGGTAGTGATACAAAAAAAGTGATAAGTAGTAACGTATGTACTAAATGCGTTAAGGCACAGAAGGTCCAAAAGGTCCTATAA
- the ftsH gene encoding ATP-dependent zinc metalloprotease FtsH produces the protein MKKKGFKKFFDGGPKGVLIGAIIVFGCMLTLHHLTSIKQGIKLINYSAFMKHVEAGNVKKMIVSGNDVAGELRDGTTFETVVPSYNPENWSVYTKNNIEVEIDSSAGQMNIWYLLPVISLLFTFLFIWYFFRQARNSGGGGSGGNIFSMGKSKARMSLPSTIKENFDSVAGAHAAKEELRDLVNFLKDPEKFQKIGAKITRGVLLIGEPGNGKTLLARAVAGEANCPFFSISGSDFIEVFVGVGASRVRDLFAQAKAHSPSIIFIDEIDAIGRHRGSGLGGGHDEREQTLNQLLTEMDGFQTTPGAVIVLAATNRPDVLDKALLRPGRFDRRVVVPYPDLKSRLEILNLHGKAVKMSPDVDLSKLARGTPGFTGADLANLINEAALHASKFERTEVTVADIEEARDKHILGKENKTMIQTKEDLEKTAYHEAGHALVGLLLPEHTDPVYKMTILPRGRALGVTHFLPEREKYSRTRKEIEADIAVCMGGRAAEKLMFDILSSGAGSDFMDATKQAREMICHYGMSDELGLAIYDQGHEAFKYSQKTAERIDMAVQKVLDEQYQRAVELITTNKDKLDLLAKTLLEKETMEAEEMYALLGISPREFHKIV, from the coding sequence ATGAAGAAAAAAGGTTTCAAAAAATTTTTCGATGGTGGACCTAAGGGAGTATTAATTGGTGCAATTATTGTTTTTGGTTGCATGCTCACATTGCATCATTTAACAAGCATCAAACAAGGTATCAAGCTGATAAATTATTCAGCGTTTATGAAGCATGTTGAGGCTGGCAACGTAAAGAAGATGATCGTTTCTGGTAATGATGTTGCAGGTGAATTGCGAGATGGAACCACTTTTGAAACGGTGGTACCATCATATAATCCAGAAAATTGGTCTGTTTACACAAAAAACAATATAGAAGTAGAAATTGATAGCAGCGCTGGCCAAATGAATATTTGGTATCTATTGCCTGTTATTTCTTTGCTTTTTACCTTTTTATTTATTTGGTATTTTTTCCGTCAAGCGCGTAATTCTGGCGGTGGCGGCAGCGGCGGTAATATTTTTTCAATGGGTAAAAGCAAAGCTCGTATGTCATTGCCTTCTACTATTAAAGAGAATTTTGATTCTGTAGCAGGGGCGCATGCAGCTAAAGAAGAGCTGAGGGATTTAGTTAATTTCTTAAAAGATCCAGAAAAATTTCAAAAGATAGGTGCTAAGATTACCCGCGGGGTATTGTTGATTGGTGAGCCGGGTAATGGTAAAACGTTACTTGCGCGTGCAGTAGCGGGAGAAGCAAACTGCCCATTCTTTAGTATTAGTGGTTCAGATTTTATAGAAGTGTTTGTAGGTGTGGGTGCATCTCGAGTGAGAGATCTGTTTGCACAGGCAAAAGCACATTCTCCTTCGATTATATTTATTGATGAAATTGATGCGATCGGACGCCATCGTGGCAGTGGTCTTGGTGGTGGTCATGATGAGCGCGAGCAAACGCTTAACCAGCTGCTTACTGAAATGGATGGTTTCCAGACAACACCAGGTGCCGTTATCGTATTAGCTGCAACAAACCGTCCAGATGTTCTCGATAAGGCGTTGTTACGTCCAGGACGTTTTGATCGTCGCGTTGTGGTACCATATCCAGATTTAAAGAGTCGATTAGAGATTTTAAATCTGCATGGAAAAGCAGTAAAAATGAGCCCAGATGTTGATTTATCGAAACTTGCTCGTGGTACTCCTGGATTCACGGGTGCAGACCTTGCAAATTTGATTAATGAGGCGGCTTTGCATGCTTCAAAGTTTGAAAGAACAGAGGTAACTGTTGCGGATATCGAAGAAGCGCGAGACAAGCATATTCTTGGTAAAGAAAATAAAACCATGATACAGACCAAGGAGGATCTTGAGAAAACTGCGTATCATGAGGCGGGGCATGCTTTAGTCGGGTTATTATTGCCAGAGCATACGGACCCAGTATATAAAATGACTATTTTGCCTCGAGGTCGGGCTTTGGGTGTGACCCATTTCTTGCCAGAGCGTGAAAAATATTCGCGTACAAGGAAAGAAATTGAAGCGGATATTGCTGTCTGTATGGGAGGGCGAGCGGCAGAAAAGTTGATGTTTGATATATTGAGTAGCGGTGCAGGGAGCGATTTTATGGATGCAACCAAGCAAGCTCGCGAGATGATATGTCATTATGGTATGTCAGATGAACTTGGGCTTGCGATTTACGACCAAGGGCATGAGGCATTTAAGTATTCGCAGAAAACAGCAGAGCGAATTGATATGGCTGTTCAAAAAGTATTGGATGAGCAATATCAACGGGCAGTGGAATTGATAACTACTAATAAAGATAAATTGGATCTTTTGGCAAAAACATTGCTCGAAAAAGAGACAATGGAAGCCGAGGAAATGTATGCTTTATTGGGTATATCGCCGCGTGAATTCCATAAGATTGTATAA